The genome window TGGggatagatttcttcactagattcttccccttttgcttcttcactttcactagaggaaggtgaagtagtagcctcatcttggctactataaatgtcttggctcctcataatcatggttttcttggtggggcattgcgAAGTAAtttgtcctcttccaagacatttaaaacactttatagagctagtcttttcttgtatactagccttagggggttgcttttctattgccttccccttatcatcacTGGGCTAAGAAGGTGCTGCCCCTAAGATGgctagaccttggtctttctttggataagaatgagagccataatattttaaagtatactttcttttaatttttttgctctacccttatttcccaatctaagtaagcctctacattgtccttcccatggaagtatgggaggttaatgttagcctcttgaggctttcttacattttctctcctatgggagtgaggtctaagatgtgacctatgccttccttcataatagtcacgaatttcttcacttaggctcttgcaagagttatgactactataggaagcatgtttttctcttttcatttctttcattatttttcttctttcttcctttcttattttctctctttcatcttgacttatttcttccactctttttttacctttttcttttctctcttgtttttctttccacaacttaagggatctcaactcatctaatatcttataaaaggggtccttaggagtagaaccctcaccattaacactagatgaagaatgaagactcatgttggttcctaagttgtggttctttcttgttgggggtttgaaaacaaatggtcgaagaaactatggttgaaactagccaaaataaacactaaaagaggtgtgaaagataaggtaaaaactaattggtaaaaggtaagctatctaggcggtttgacaatggaaggtaaaggaaataagctatgaaagtaagcaagaaatgtaaactaggcgaatcctaatagtgtttggatgaccacatttaaggttcccaacaaaagactcacaatcctaagggaaaattgcctaaaagtattacacacaaatggaagtaggctgacctattggaggctcccaactttcttccaatgaaaggcctatttgttacaaaatttgaaagcaatgaaagtaagtaaattgtcaattacaaaattacaaaaaggtcctcaattttggtggttgttctctctttggtgattcactcaatttggagtgcttcttagtccaatagctcttaaggtggttttccccttgcttcttgactcaaattcttcaagggaaggcACCAATCCTCCTATCCAATTCCTTATAtggaaactcacaaacaaggaaacaaggagacaagcaataaccaaagaccaaaaaaatgaaatgaaagctaaaccaatagaattttaacaagacaaattttcaaggattattcaacaattaaagcaatgaaaagcacataaaagcaagctaggactcaaagagaaacttagaatggctctagagtagagtaaaaaaaactataaaaaaataactcaagaaacccctagttttggaacttgtattcacagtaattttcaatttaaatttcagaactaggattggtataaaataggcaccaattatagaagaaattttgagccaaaacaacaaacacacttccctttcacttttttttcctggacactaatttttctgccaacttgtgtgatttttcgtatcttttcctttaatccaaatcacttggttcttttttcataattttggtccagatgtgtagaaaattcagtaaaaatttcagctcaaaacacgtagtTATCAAttccaaataatttatataagttcgtatgttcaagttgccagcaccagcgatttcaacttagaaatcaagagtagtgtttatgttgcttaacgcttggatagttacaatttgtgcttgcttatgctcaattatcttgaataacataattcaagagagcttaagacttattttgattcacaaatctagccacaactcagcaccacaactcaacttcatcatagacatcatgtaggaaacttagaaaaaaaaaaagtttaacaagactacttctaggaattgatttagaacatgtcaTCTACTAAATgcattagactcaaaattcaaaagatagtgATGTAAGcttcattggagcttgtaggcctaggatcttcttcattaatggattcctttgcttcttggaagataaatggcagcggaatggagaaggaagagagagaggagacgccacttcaaggagaagatgagtctagaagaagctcaccaccataggaggccatggataagagcttggaggaagaaagagatgaatgaagagagagggagagaagagcacgaaattttgtgctctaaaagagctctgaaatctgaagttaatattcaaatgatcaaagttctaAAAAATGCATagacatggcctctatttatagcctaagtgtcaaacaaatttgaagggaaatttgaatttcaattcaaatttcacttgaatttgtggagccaaaatttcactaattatggttagtgaattttagttatggttcagcccaataatacaagatcaattccaagattctccactaagtgtgcttaggtgtcatgaggcatgtaaagcatgaaggacatgcacaaagtgtgactatatgttgtggcaatggggtgtagtaagcaaatgctcacctccccctctaaaatttaattggattgggcttctaccaattcaattaaatttattttcaaccacacacatcaaatattcacttagtgcatgtgaaattacaaaaatacccctaatacaaaaactaatctaggtgccctaaaatagaagggctgaaaaatcctatatttctaaggtaccctacctacattatggagccctaaatacaagacccaatattaatgaaaccttaatctaatatgtacaaagataagtgggttcatacttagcccatgggcccgaaatctaccctaaggctcatgagaaccctagggtcttctcttgcatctttggtccaatcttcttggagtcttcaatccaatgcccttggggggtaggattgcatcattccctccaactggaaaaggatttgacctcaaatccagaggttcttgaaactcattaattctttcctcaacacttgtaaaaagaataaaaacatatgtattagtgatgttgggtatgttagagtatcgtaaggtttgaaaacccttttcctggccatcttcccataagagaatatagttcctcaccaactcaatgagtggtgctacaagtatagaaaaatatgggacaaaccttttgtaaaagtttattaAGATATGGatgccccaaatttcccttatacttggcagagtaggccactcaggaatgacctttattctcttagggtccatgggaagcccttgatcactatttaaaaagttaaggaaagtaatggaataaaacatacttttttctttattttcatgttgattattcctacaaaaaattacgacaaacctaaggtgtcccacatgagcacctaggtttgcattgaaacaaaaaatacgaacaaacctacctaatgagtccctatgtacacaaatcatgaagatgttgggtgcatgagtgattttacaaaagagtgttgcaccactcaacacattcatcataccacctatcatagagatttggtgcctaataatacctattttaggcaccaacaaagcacaaggatttaagctcttgcgaaccaaaccctcatccaacaactcctttacttgaggaataacctcaagctcaagaggtatggcgatgctaagggatgtttcccttgataggagaaggtagaaagattgtttaagaaggagtgctattgtaatatcaccttttgttgcaaaatgattttccttcttaacaatcttcttggaagaatccttttcctcattttccttccccttggcctttgaagccaaggccttactatccttctttttcttttgtttttctagtttttcttcctcatccctcttatctttcgtagttagttgatctttggccacctgtgaaggtgtttgaggatgcaacacaaatttagtgctaagatgggtgagggtaatttcattagttaggccattgtaaatgatcttcctatcaaattgccatggccttcctaaaagaatatgtattgcctccatgggaactatatcacaattaacttcatccttatatgtcccaatagagaaaggtaccttcacttgttggttaactatcatttccccttgctcattgagccattgaagtttataaggttttgggtggggcatgatagtgaggttcaacttggaaactaatcttgtgctacaaaaattgcaacaagatccactatccacaatgagagaacaagttttatctaaaattttgcatcttgtatgaaagatgttctgtctttgggattgagatagatcacaagattgacctccaagaagccttctaaccattaagaggtcaccttcttcgtgggggtagacttcctcactagactcttcaccccttactccattggagcttgtaggcctaggattttcttcatcaatggattcctttgcttcttggaagataaatggcagcggaatggagaagtaagagagagaggagacaccacttcaaggagaagatgagtctagaagaagctcaccaccataggaggccatggatatgagcttggaggaagaaggagatgaatgaagggagaggaagagaagagcacgagattttgtgctctaaaagagctctgaaatctgaagttttattttcaaatgatcaaagttgaaaaaaatgcaaacacatgacctctatttattgcctaagtgtcacacaaaattggagggaaatttaaatttctagtcaaatttcacttggatttgaaattgaatttgtggagccaaattttggagccaatatttcactaattatgattagtgaattttagttatggtttagcccactaatccaagatcaagtccaagattctccactaagtgtccttaggtgtcatgagacatgtaaagcatgaaggacatgcacaaagtgtgactatatgatgtggcaatgggtgtagcaagcaaatgctcacctccccctctaaaatttaattggattgggcttctcgcaattcaattaaatttattttccaacacacatatcaaatattcacttaatgcatgtgagattacaaaactacccctaatacaaaactagtctatgtgccctaaaatacaagggctgaaaaatcatacatttctagggtaccttacctatatgatggagccctaaatacaaggccaaaaaataatgaaatcttaatctaatatgtacatagataagcgggctcatacttggccatgggcccgaaatctaccctaaggccttctcttgcatctctggcccaatcttcttggatccttctatccaatgcccttgcggagtaggattgcatcaataatCCTCCCTAATTTATCCCTTTGTAGTGactacataaaatttaaaactattttgcaTAGGAGAACTGAAATTACCTAAAGTCAATTATATCCAAATCCATAAAAAGGTAAATATGTTAATGTCCTTACTCAACCTAAGGATGCATACATACGTTGTGAAAAAGTAAAGCAAGGATGCATAGAATACttactgtgtgttttctgtcaAGGTAATCAAGGTCATCACACAAAGTGATACAGAactataaacaaaaacaaacaaaaagaataGTAACTGAAAATTTAGTTTACATATTAACTATTCTAAAATAACAGGAAAGGAACCCTCAACCTGCTACAAAACATGCCATATCTGTGAAGCATTCAGATTCTCTCCATCCCTTACCATGACAACCGTTTCAGTCTTGGAATGCTTCAAATCAATATGAATTTCTTCAATGAAAAGTCGATCTTGATCACCATAAAGAAACCTGAAAAAGAGAAAGCCATTGCACAAATGAGAACTCAATGACAAAAACTGATAGCACTCAGGACCAAAGGGGAGGTTTCGGGCCCAAAAATATCTCAAAAAGGCCACAAGGCTGGGAAGAGTATATCCACTAGGCCATAAGGTCGTTAATCCTGAGTGGAAAGTTAGTTAGTAGTGGCATAGATTGATAATGGAATATGTTAGATGTTTGTTCATTGTCCCCTACCTTTCTGTTATTCAGTATTTTCTGTTTTACCTTTTTGAAATTATCTTAGGCTTGTAAATCTATAAATATGTAGTAAAGTTGataatgaaaaggaaaagaaaactaaTAAGCAAAACCTGTCTCCTCTCTTAATTCTAAGGTATCTTCCTGGCCTTAAATTTAAGAAGGTTTCGAGTCCACGACTCCTATCAACTAGTGCTTCCATTGACTCCTCCCCATGGCCAACAACACTCGTTCCCACTCTCTCTCAACTTGAAGAGGCCGTTACCATTTTGACTCAAAATCAGAGCGCCCTCACGTCTACACAAAGCTCCCTCCACTCCAAACTCAACGAATTTATTTCTCACCTTAACTCCCTCTAAACTAGTTCCCCCGACCATTCTTTGGGGCAAACTCCACCCTGCATGAATGTTGAGGTTCCATGTTTCAATGGTCCCAATGCCATGTCCTGGATATTCAAAATTTCCCAATTCTTTGACTACCATGGCACTCCCGATGGCGAGCGTCTCCAAGTGGCTTCCTTCTATCTCGATGGGCTTGCCTTAAGTCGGTAGCAGTGGATGTTCTGAAATGACCAGATTTCTCATGGTTCAATTTCCTCCAAGCTTTGCAGATGCGTTTCGCCTCATCCTTCTACAACAATCCTCGCAGGGAACTCTTCAAGCTCTCGTAGCATGGTTCCATCAACACTTATCTATGGGAGTTTGAAAGCCTAGCTAACCGGATTGTGGGCCTTCCTCCTCCATTTCTCCTCAGTTGTTTTATCTCAGGATTGCCACCCAATATCTACCACGAGGTCTAAGCTCTACAACCATTATCGCTTGTTTAGGCCTAGCCTTGGCCAGACTTCTGGAGGATACGTTCAATGATACTCGCAGAAGCTCTCACCACCGTCTGACCACTTTCCCTCTGTCGGTCTCTCTGATCAACTCGATGCCTCTGGCATAGTTTCCGCTGCTCCTTCCAGCTCCCGgaaaacaaacttcaaaaaccttaCCCCAGCTGAAATGGCACTTTGCCGCAAGAAATGTTTATGTTATAACTACAACGAACGTTACGACCCCAATCATAAGTGTCAGGCAAAATTCTTCCTCCATATTGCCTCTGATGATGACGACCTCATCATTCGCCCTCCCCCCAACCCTGGCCCCGAGGATCCTCCTTCTGATTCTCAAATTGATGCCCCATTTCTGGCCCAACTGAGCCTCTATGCCTTGTCGAGTCACACAGCTTCAGTGACCCTACGTGTCACAAGCTCGGTTAATGGGCACGATATGGTTGTCCTCATTGATGGGGGCAACATCCATAGCTTCATTCAGGACAGGATGGTTCATTTCTTGAACATTGCAGCTCAACCCACACAGAGGCTCAGTGTCATGATTGGTAATGGCAGTGAAATTGGTTGTAATCAGGTTTGCAAAAATGTTCCCATTTTGGTCCAAGGTCACCAATTTTATGTAGACCTTTACGTTATGGCCCTTGGGGGTGCTGATATGGTTTTTGGGGTGGCATGGCTCAAACTCCTCGTCCCAATTACCACTGACTATTCACATGTCACCATGTCTTTCACACGGAACAACAAATCCATAATGCTACAAGGGTGCATTGGGCCTGGCCCAACAGAAGCTACACGTGGCCAAGTTAAGCACGTGTTGCACATGGATCGAGTGGCTGCCCTCTTCCACCTCCAACTCTAAGATACCACTGCCTCGTCAGACACTCCCACCACCCCACTACCACCAAAACTTCAATCCCTATTAGATCGTTACTCACCCCGTTTCCGACAACCCATTTCACTTCCCCCTCCGCGACCAACAAACCACACCATTCACCTAGTGCCCAACTCGTAGCCAGTAAATGTTAGGCCGTACCAATATCCTTACTTCCAAAAACATGAGATTGAGAGGAAAGTCGAGGATATTCTCTAACGGAACCTCATTCAACTCAGCTATAGTCCCTATTCTTCGCCTATATTACTCATTAAGAAGAAGGACGACACATGGCGATTTTGCATCGATTactaattacaacactacaaaatgaccataaatgggaggagttagatacaatttgcaaagatttcttacacaaaagttagtcatattcatcgactaacaactcccccaaatttacagttttgcttgtcctcaagcaaataaagaacaactcactggtccccaagtgacaagaatatgcagtgactatgtacaaaggtgtatgctacAAAAactattgattgcatgataatagaatgaagcaaaatgccctcatcacctgtctttcacaaagcatgcagttattcaaagagaagaatataaTGTATCCTGTACAATTAATtggagttaggcataagacagatatcaaggaaagtagcttaaaccacaatctcacggctactgtttcactcaagcataAGTGTTTAAGCTTttcatcaataacaactagcgagaggtccaatctttgtacTTCATCTCATGCCTTAAAGTTAGAAATGCATaaatagaatcagaaggactttcacaggcttgtagtgaggcttggctacaaaaataattgatttttctaggattcaaaggcttagattctaagagagcacaattcctagacttatccaagtagtcttttcaatacaattagcttactcactagtctttcactttaatttgcatttgaccttattacaacaAAACACACTTTCTttgattgctttttttttttaacacaacttatttgttgtgtgtgctgatgtgctttaccttttactttacatcccaattaactcccccaaattttgGGGTAAattgccttgaaccatatgctctcctagaatatAAGCAAGGTATCTGGAGATATTCATTCAAGTTCAAGGTTCAATTTTGCAACTTTAATTTGgctcacaaagggtgcaaaggatacaattataattcaaggtaagctttttggtcaattggCTTGTATATACAACCATGGCCCTCATCATGTCCacattcatacatttcattctaaaattcagagattgatgcaaagactattacttaaagctagtcgttcactcagtttaagatcacactctcatcgGTTAtggttcaatcttttctttctcaatcaacctGTCTACtaactaacaattctaattgcaagctcacattcttgttctttctttgtctaacatacacacttgctcaaactcatgaaaagggacacaatcatgcattcaatccaaaatcaGTTTATAACACCCATTTCacagaaagataaaagtgtttcactgcaTAATCATCAAGATAAAGTTAAACTGTTCCATATGCTTCAAAACATGCATACTAAATATCCACAAAAAAAACACAGGTATATATaaacatcaaccaaaatcacTAAAACAATGTACTGGAATATAATAGTTATAATAATttccaaaaagcaaaatcatcaGGAATTTAAAATTCCAGAGACAGATCCTGGGTATCCTGAGTCTGAGCATCCTCCTCTCCTGTCAAGTGAAGTACTGGAGTAGCTGGAGGAGAGGTGTTCAGTGCCAGGACTAATGTGGTTGGGTCCTCTAGTATCTCAAGTTTGGGAGTGGAAGGTTCAGCTGCAGGCTGTGGTGAGGAGAGGTCTGCCACTGGAGTAGGAGGCTCTGATGTGCCCTCAAGTGATCTCTCAGGAGTAGCAGCAGTCTCTGGTCTCACCTGTTCTTCACCTTCCTCATGATGAAGAGTGAATGGCTCTGGAATGGTGGTCTCAGATGAAGCATCCTGTACCTGTTGGGGTACCTAGACTATGAGACCTTCACCTTCCCTATCAAGAGAAGGTTGGGCCCCAGGCCAGGCTACCATCTCTAAGAACTGCTCTACTTATAGGATGGATTCTTGAGGAGCTACCACCTGTAGGCTCTGCAGCAATAGAATCTGTCCCTGATGGATACTTTGAAGCACTGAGAGTCAACATGAGCTGGGACTGAAGGAGCTATAGAAGTAGATGCTGGAGTAGCTGTTGAAGCTGTAGAAGTAGATGGAATATCAGCTAGCCTCGCCCTCGCCCTCCTAACCCCCCGGAATGAAACTGTTAGATCATCAacgttccaacagttcttcctgaTGTCATCCAAGTTAATGGTCGGGCTCAGGCGCTCAAATGTGAGGCTGTTAGAGACAACCCCTCGGGCTCGGCATAAGGCAGTAATCAAAGTAGGAAACCCAAGTTTTCAAGAGTTAGACTGGGCAATGGAAGTTGATTTTTCACAAAGGAGGCCATCTGTAACACAAAGGAACCCAAAAAAGTTAGTTAGACCATAagttattcaaattgaaaaacagaaaaataagactgagaaaaaaaaaacattggcgGCTTAGCGGGACATGGTCCACTTAGCGCGCCttcacaaaataaacactaCTGCTTAGCGACATGGGGGCCGCTTAGCGAATATTGAAGAAAATTCCGCTTCTgcataattggcttagcgagcgacTGCCCGCTAAGCCTAATGATAGCCGCAACAGATATGCGCTAAGCTCAGcagggttgcgcttagcgggaccataaatttcaaaaatttcactaagtatGCGGGCTTAGGGAGCtaggctcgcttagcccaatggcTGCCGCAACGAAATGAGCTTAGCCCAGATAGGCTAGCTTAGCGCGCGactttcaacaacaaaaaattgactaagttacctgggcttagtgAGTCAGCCCCGCTTAGCCACAGGTATCTCATCAAGAAGATGAATGTTCATCCacaaaagatgaactcgcttagcgcagtagGCACGCTTAGCGAAttcatcgcgttttccagaaaaacGCAGAAAATGAAGTTCGTTTTCTCCTCTATTTTTGAGCCTCTAAAAGCcatatcaaacatgcaaacTAGTCAAAACTATCTACACAGCACAATCATTCACAATGtcctaatttttaactaatctaatataattaaaaccctaaaaattaaaagctaaatTCTATGgttttctaccctaaggttcaccAAAGTAAAAGAGTAAAGGGAgtgaggaacttacttggattgttgtTTGCTGAAGATGCGTAGAATATGCGGAAAGAATGAATGCAAGAATGCATGAATTTGGTGAGAGAGAGGATGTAGGCAGTGGTTTGAAAATTTCAGGCAAAGGTGAGTGTGACTGATGTTACACTCACTAAAGCAATTTTCGACCCTCTCGCTTAGCGAACCGcagcgctaagcgagccagagagatgtttggtttctcaaaaAGGTTCGCTTAGCGGGACTGCATGCTTAGCCCaaacttaaaattcaaaatgaattttttttttcataaagctgggcttagcgcacagaaGGGGTGCTTAGCAAGTTCTGCAGATCATAATACctacaactctcgctaagcctggcTCTGGGCCGGCTTAGCTAATATAATGCATCTTGAATACAGAGGGGCATGCGCTTAGCAGATGATGGATTGCTTAGTGCTGCTATGGTTGtaaggaattgggcttagctggCATGAGTAGCGCTTAGCTCAATGAACCCCAATTTAGGTCGCATCGAAATGGGCTTAGCGGCGACGTCTCGCGCTTAGCCAATGAATACGATATGCTTAGCGAGTAGGCCATTGCTTAGCCCAATTCATATCAAATGGAAATGGActtagctcagccttggccagcttaACAGACCAAATCAGCCTGGGATGCAAGGGTTGAGCTCTAAGCACTAGAGACTCTCCGGTTAGCGCATGACaaaagatgcgcttagcgcgacgcttacgcttagcgaaaggactgattttcagaagaaaaaaaattccaagtTCTATTTTAGTCCTTTTCTCAAGAatttgaaacccttatatctatcaTTCAAAAACAAGCTGATATACCCCAATGTAATGATTATGAAGCAAGTTTCGCATTAtacaatgcataaaaaaaacagaatagcAGAAATtagaactgggttgcctcccaggaaatgcttctttaacgtcattagcttgatgctTTTACCTCAATGGGCGATCAAATATTGGTCCTCACCTTCAAGACTTCTTCTTCAACCTCCATCACCTGCAAGCAAACATTATGCTCTGGCACCGGCTTGTTTTCTTCAAAAAGATCAAAATTGATcttctgatcttcaaaacccaTCTCCAGTGTCTTTCTTCTCATATCAATTATGCAGCTTGCAGTTGACATAAAGGGACGTCCCAAAATGACTGGAACCTCATGGTCTTCCTCCACATCCATGACCACAAAATCAGCTGGAAAGACCATATGTTTCACTCTTATCAAAACATCCTCAATTACCTCGTAAGGTCTTGTGATGGATCGGTCAGCAAGTTGTAAAGTCATTCTCGTGGGCAtgatttccaactctcccaaccttCTACACATGGAGAGCGGTATTAGGTTGATACTGGCTCTCAAATCAATGAGAGCCTTTCCCATAGTGACTTCATcgattgaacaaggaatagtaaCACTTCCAGGATCCTTATGTTTTGGTGGAAGAATTATCTCTATTATAGCACTGCAGTTGCCTTCCACAATAATATTCTCCTAGTGGATGTATTTGTTTTTCCTTGTCAACATATCTTTCAGAAATTTCgagtagagtggcatttgtTGCAAAGCTTCCCCAAAAGGCATAGTTATTTCcaatttcctgaaaatatcaAGGAATCTCGCCAGATGACGGTCCTtgtccttcttggaaggtaccacaggatatggtactttcGTATCCTCATTTGaagctttttctttcttcttctctcttgctttctcacttctactcttttctttcccttctttattttattaaactttttctttttcttcattttctttctttttctacctctatttctttttcttggtcatttatttctttctccaCGACCATTATTGGTTTTTCACTCTCCTGACTTGTCACATCTGTTAcctcctctttctttttctcagtGCCATCCTTTACAACAATTTGTTTCTCCAAAGCCACCCTATCTTCATCCTCAACTACCAAACGCTTCTTGTTTCTTGTCATCACAGCATTACATTCCTCTTTGGGATTCTTTTCTATGTTCGCCCCAAAGCTATTGGATGACTTTTCAGCTAATTGTTTGGCTAGTTGGCCCACTTGGATCTCAAGGTTCTTCAATGCTGGCTCAGTGCTTTTGTGATTTGACATGGTCACCTGCATGAATTGAGTCAGAGTCTCCTCCAGCTTGGTTGTCCTCTGAAAaatgttaggcccttgttgagACGACCTGTTGGAAGGTCCACcttggtctttgttgaattgattaCCAGGGTGTGATCTCCATGTCCTTGTTGGTTGTAAGGACCCTGCTGGAAACCTGAGAATCC of Glycine soja cultivar W05 chromosome 1, ASM419377v2, whole genome shotgun sequence contains these proteins:
- the LOC114412337 gene encoding uncharacterized protein LOC114412337; its protein translation is MSNHKSTEPALKNLEIQVGQLAKQLAEKSSNSFGANIEKNPKEECNAVMTRNKKRLVVEDEDRVALEKQIVVKDGTEKKKEEENIIVEGNCSAIIEIILPPKHKDPGSVTIPCSIDEVTMGKALIDLRASINLIPLSMCRRLGELEIMPTRMTLQLADRSITRPYEVIEDVLIRVKHMVFPADFVVMDVEEDHEVPVILGRPFMSTASCIIDMRRKTLEMGFEDQKINFDLFEENKPVPEHNVCLQVMEVEEEVLKLLQSQLMLTLSASKYPSGTDSIAAEPTGGSSSRIHPISRAVQDASSETTIPEPFTLHHEEGEEQVRPETAATPERSLEGTSEPPTPVADLSSPQPAAEPSTPKLEILEDPTTLVLALNTSPPATPVLHLTGEEDAQTQDTQDLSLEF